The Benincasa hispida cultivar B227 chromosome 9, ASM972705v1, whole genome shotgun sequence genome has a segment encoding these proteins:
- the LOC120085222 gene encoding auxin-induced protein 22D-like — MAKLAVSSDHQDLNFQATELRLGLPGSDEPERRTGSHPNKRSFSEIDKESNGSVSDAGNRLNQASQPPPSKAQVVGWPPVRSYRKNCLAGKKSEEESSGSGVYVKVSMDGAPYLRKIDLTIYKSYTELVKALENMFKFNLGGYSEKEDFNGFDYVPTYEDKDNDWMLVGDVPWEMFISSCKRLRIMKGSEARGLGCL; from the exons ATGGCCAAACTGGCAGTTTCTTCCGACCATCAAGATCTCAACTTCCAAGCCACCGAGCTCCGCCTCGGCCTCCCCGGCTCCGACGAGCCCGAGCGCCGCACCGGATCACACCCCAACAAGAGATCCTTTTCAGAGATTGACAAGGAAAGTAACGGCAGCGTTTCGGATGCCGGAAATCGCCTCAACCAAGCCTCCCAACCTCCTCCCTCCAA GGCACAAGTTGTTGGATGGCCGCCGGTTCGATCATATCGGAAGAATTGTTTGGCTGGAAAGAAAAGTGAGGAAGAAAGTTCCGGCTCCGGAGTGTACGTGAAAGTGAGCATGGATGGAGCACCATACTTAAGGAAGATTGATTTAACAATTTACAAAAGTTACACAGAGCTCGTAAAGGCCTTGGAGAacatgttcaaattcaatttag GTGGTTACTCGGAAAAAGAAGATTTCAATGGATTTGATTACGTTCCAACTTACGAAGACAAAGATAACGATTGGATGCTCGTTGGGGATGTTCCATGGGA AATGTTCATCTCTTCTTGCAAAAGGTTGAGGATCATGAAGGGATCAGAAGCAAGAGGGCTAGgatgtttataa